A region from the Chitinophaga sp. Cy-1792 genome encodes:
- a CDS encoding ferritin-like domain-containing protein: protein MANKQHLAEPATGGIPRRKFLMQAGMACTAAMIISSCKKDDDNNNTQPAGSIDLGNGDIGILNYAYALEQLEAAFYTQVVLTPYGGISSTELSLLTDIRDHEIAHREFFKAALGASAIPGLQVNFSAVDFTKRDSVLATAKAFEDLGVSAYNGAGQLIANGQYLLLAGKIVSVEARHAAYIRDLISNGSFADNTVVDMNGLDMVKDPTTVLSTAAPFLKSVLWAGNLPKK from the coding sequence ATGGCAAACAAACAGCATTTGGCTGAACCAGCTACGGGTGGCATACCCAGAAGAAAGTTTCTGATGCAGGCTGGTATGGCTTGTACTGCGGCGATGATAATATCGTCCTGTAAAAAAGATGATGACAATAATAATACCCAGCCGGCCGGCAGTATTGATCTGGGTAACGGAGATATTGGTATCCTCAATTATGCATATGCATTGGAGCAACTGGAGGCGGCCTTTTATACCCAGGTAGTGTTAACCCCTTATGGCGGTATCAGTTCTACGGAATTGTCACTGCTGACGGATATACGGGACCACGAGATAGCTCACCGGGAATTCTTTAAAGCAGCCTTAGGCGCTTCGGCCATTCCCGGATTACAGGTGAATTTTTCAGCGGTAGATTTTACTAAGCGCGACAGCGTGCTGGCCACAGCAAAAGCATTTGAAGACCTGGGCGTTTCGGCCTATAACGGTGCCGGACAATTAATTGCCAATGGTCAGTATTTATTGCTGGCAGGAAAAATTGTATCTGTGGAAGCCCGGCACGCGGCCTATATCAGGGACCTTATCAGTAATGGTTCATTTGCTGACAATACCGTGGTAGATATGAACGGACTGGATATGGTGAAAGATCCAACAACGGTATTGTCAACGGCAGCGCCCTTTCTTAAATCAGTATTATGGGCAGGCAATCTTCCTAAA